The Streptomyces racemochromogenes DNA segment GTGGTCCTCGTGACCGGTGGCGGCACCGGGCTGGGCAAGGCCATCGCCGCCGAGTTCGCCCGGCTCGGCGCCGACCTGCTGATCGCGGGGCGCCGTGCCGGGCAGCTGGAGGCGGCGCGCGAGGAGCTGGCGGCCGTGCCCGGGGCGGGCCGGGTGGCGGCCGCGGTCTGCGACATCCGGGACCCCGAGCGGGTGGCGGACGTCTTCGACGCCGCCGGGGCCGCGCTGGGACTGCCGGACGTGCTGGTCAACAACGCCGCGGCGAACTTCCCCAGCCCCGCCGAGGACCTGTCCCCGAACGCCTGGCGGGCGGTGGTCGACACCACCCTGACCGGGACCTGGTTCATGACCCGCGAGTTCGGCCGGCGTCACCTCGGTGCGGGCAGCCCGGGGGCGATCGTCAGCGTCGGCGCCTCGTACGCCTGGACCGGCGGGCCCGGCTTCGCCCACAGCGCCGCCGCGAAGGCCGGGGTGAAGAACCTGGTGGAGACCCTCGCCGTGGAGTGGGGCCCGTACGGCATCCGCGTCAACGGGCTGGTGCCCGGCCTGTTCCCGCACGCCGACATGCCGCAGGACATCCGGGAGGGGCTGGAGCGGGCCGCCCCGGACTCCAAGGACTCCCGGCAGCCCGCCCTGCGGGTGGGCGCCCCGCGCGAACTGGGCTGGGCCGCCACCTTCCTCGCCTCGCCCTACGCCCGTTTCGTCACCGGCCACACGCTGGTGGTCGACGGGGCGAACTGGCAGCGGCGGGCGCTGGTCCAGCCCGAGGTGGTGCCGGTGCGCGAGCAGCTGGGGCGCGGGCCGTTCCAGCCGTGAGGCGTTGTCAGTGCAGGGGTTGTCAGTGGAGGCGTTGTCAGTGGAGGCGTTGTCAGTGGCGTGCGGCACCATCGGGGCATGAAGACCGACGACTGGGAACCCTTCCTGCGCGCCTGGAGCGCCGAGCGGGAGACGGCCCTGCGCGCCGAGGCCCCCGCGGAGCCGCCCCTCGGCTGGCTGGGCTTCGACCCCGCTCCGCCGGAGCGGATAGCGGCGCTCGAAGCCAGGCTGGGGCTCGATCTGCCGGCTTCGTACCGCTCCTTCCTGGAAGTCACCGACGGCTGGCGGTGGGCCGGGGAGTTCGTGGAACTGCTCGCCCCGGCGGCGGAGGTGGGGCCGCTGCGGGAACGGACGGAGCACCTGTACGAGATGCTCAGCGAGTGGGAGCAGGAGGACCTCGCCGAGGAGGAGGACCAGGAGGACGCGGACGAGGGCGGGGACGATGACGAGGAGGACGCGGAGGCGGGGTCCGTGCCGTACGAGTCCGCGCGGTGGGGCCGGGCGGTCCAGATATCCCTGGAGGGGGACCAGACCTGGCTGATCCTCGACCCCGGCGACGTCAGCGCCGAGGGCGAGTGGGCGGCGTACCGGTTCTCCAGCTGGAGCGGATCCGGTCCGGAGCGGCACGAGTCCTTCGCCGATCTGATGTACGCGGAGTACCTGGGCTTCCGCGCCCTGCGCCGGCCCGACGGCGGGACCCCGCCGGTCACGCTCCCCTGAACCGCGGGGGCCGGCGGGCGGCCTTGGCCCCGTAGCCCTCCGCGGCGTCCTCGGAGGTGAGGGTGAGGGCCGCCGTCATGGCCACCCGGTCCAGGGCGGCGGGCAGGGCGGCGTCCGCGTAGGCGTCGATCGAGCGCTTGATGCCCTGGACGGCGAGCGGGGCGTTCGCCGCGATCTCGGCGGTCAGGGCGCGGGCCTCCGCCTCCAGTCCCGCCCGGGGGACGACCAGTTGGACCAGGCCCAGGCGCTCGGCGGTGGCCGCGTCGATCCGGCGGCCGGTCAGGGCGAGGAACTTGGCCCAGCCGGCTCCGGCCTCCCTGGCGATGCGCAGGTCGCCGCCCGCGTCCACCGCCACGCCCAGCTGGGCCTCGGGCAGGGCGAAGACCGCGTCGTCGGCGGCGATCCGGATGTCGGCCATCAGGGCCAGTTCGAAGCCGAAGCCCAGGCAGTAGCCCTGGACGGCGGCGACGACCGGCTGTGGCAGGCGCGCGAGGACCGAGAAGCGCTCGTGTACCCAGCGGATGCCCTCGTAGTAGTTCCGGGCCCGTTCGGCCGCGGAGTCACCGGTGATGGCGCCGCCGGGGGCGGTCACGTCGATGCCCGCGCAGAAGGCCCGGCCCTGTGCGCGCAGCAGGACCGCGCGCACGTCCGGGTCGAAGCGGATCCGGTCGGCGAGCAGGCCCAGCTGGCGGGTGGACTCCCAGCTCCAGCCGTTGAGCTTGTCGGGGCGGCAGAGGGTGAGGAGCGCGATGCCGTCCTCGACGTCCAGCCGGATGCGCTCCGCGCCCTCGCCCACCTGCCTGCCGAGCGTGTCGATCACCGGGTACCCCACCCCCAAGCCGACTGACGGAGCGTCAGCTTAGGGGGGTCCGGTCAGCGGGGGAAGACCTCGAACGGCACCGCCGGACGGCCGCCGAAGCGGGCGGCGGTCTGCTGGACGTTGCCGGTGAGGAAGGCGCGCACGTACTCCTCGGGGTCCTGGTCGGTCAGCGCGGAGATGTACGCCTTGTGCTCCAGCAGGGACCGGATGGCGCGCTCCAGCCCGGGGCCGGCGTCGACGGCGTGGGTGGGCGTGGTGGTGTTCGCCACCGCGACCCAGCGCACCCCGTCCCACGGCTCCAGGCCCTGCTCGGAGACGAGCTCGGGGAAGATCCACCGGTTGCCCGCGTCGGCGGCGGCGTCCAGGACGGCCCGGCCGACGGCCTTGTGGTCGGGGGTGTTCCAGTACCCGCCGCCGCCCACCCCGCCCCAGGTGTCACGGTGGTTGAGGGTGATCACCAGCTCGGGGCGGTGCCGCCGGATGGCCGCCGCGATGTCCCGGCGCAGGCCGAGTCCGTACTCGACGACGCCGTCGCGGTGGTCGAGGAACTCCACGGTGGAGACCCCGACGACCGCCGCGCTCGCCCGCTGCTCGGCCTCGCGCAGCGGGCCGCACTCGTCCGGGGCGACCCCGTCGATGCCCGCCTCGCCGCGCGTGGCCAGGAGGTAGGCGACCTCGCGGCCGCCGTCCGTCCACTCGGCGATGGCGGCGGCGCAGCCGTACTCCAGGTCGTCGGGGTGCGCGACCACCGCGAGGGCGCGCCGCCAGTCGGCGGGCATCGGCTGCAAGGGCGGCTGCTGCTCAGCTTGTTCGGTCATACGCCGCACCTTAGGCGACGTACCCCCGCCGGGCCCGCACGCACCTCTAGACCTCGTCGCGGACCAGGGACAGCAGCCGGTCCAGGACGCGGGGGCCCCCCGCGCGGAGGCCGTCGTGTTCGAACTCGTCCGTCACCCAGGTCCGCAGGCCGCGGACGGCGCGGGCCGTGGCCAGCGAGTGGGCGGTGTCCACGTACATGTCGTCGTGGTAGACCGCGGCCGCCACCGGGACCTCGTTGGCGGCGAGCCGGGCCGGGTCGTAGAGGGGCTCCCAGCCGGTGCGGGACGCCAGCACGTCGGCCGTCTCGCGGAGGGGGGCGAGGGCCGGGTCACTGGTGAAGTGCCAGGGGTGGATGCTCTCGCCGGTGAAGAGCACGGGGCCGTCGCCCGCGAGGGCCTTCGCGGCGTCGAAGCGGGGGTGCGCGGCGCGGACCCGCTCGGCGGCCCAGTCGGTGGGGGCCGCCGGGTCCTGGGCGTAGATCGCCTCGTGGAGCAGGGCGTAGAGGGGGTGGCCCGCGAAGGAGAGGTGGGCGTGGACGGCGTGCAGGAAGGCGTCCGAGAGGGCGGGGCCCGCCGGGGTGGTGACGAAGGCGTCCTCCAGGAGGTAGTGCAGCTGGTGGCTGCCGTCGCCGGCGCCGAGCATCAGGCCCAGGGACTGGAAGGCCTCGGTGGTGAGCCGGTAGCCGCCGGGGAGTTCGGCGGGGCGCTCGGCGAGGTGGGCGGCGATGCGGCGGGCGCGCTCGACGTCCATCGGGTAGCGGGCGTAGTGGGCGAGGTTCTTGCGCTCGACGCGCGGGTACGCGGCCTCGTACACCTCGGCGGCGGTGGCGTGGAGGGAGGGCAGCCCGCCGGTGATCAGGGCGGCGGCCAGGCCCTCGGGCGCGGTGGAGAGGTAGTGGGTGGCGCAGAACCCGCCGAAGCTCTGGCCGAGCACGGTCCACGGCGCGCCGCCGGTCAGGGCGGGGCGGATGGCCTCGGCATCGCGCACGATGGAGTCGGCGCGGAAGTGCGTGAGGTGGGCAGCCTGCTGGTCGGGCGTGCCGCGCGCGGGCAGGGTCTGCCGGTTGAGGGGGGTGGAGCGGCCGGTGCCGCGCTGGTCCAGGAGGAGCACCCGGTGGTCGGCGAGGGCCCGCTCCAGCCAGGCCTGGCGTCCGGTGAACCGCCGCGCCCCGAAGCCGGGTCCGCCCTCCAGGTACAGCAGCCAGGGCAGCCGCTCGGGGTCCTTGTCGTGGGCGACGACCTCGCGGGCGTACAGCTCGATCCGTTCGCCGCCGGGGCGGTCGTGGTCGAGCGGCACGGTGAAGTGGTGGTCGGTCAGGACGACACCGGGCTGGCGGTAGCTGCGCGGGAGGGTCACGGACGGCCCCTGGGGTGTGGGTGCGGATCCCCCTCCCCGCGCCTTCGCCGGATCGCGGCGGGGCCCGTGGCCGGGGCTGACGTCCCGGCCGAGTTTATGCCCCGTGCCCCGGGGCCCCTGGCCGGGCCCCGGGGCGGCGGGTCAGAAGACCACCACGGAGCGGAGCACCTCGCCGCGCTCCATGCGGGCGAAGGCGTCCTCCACCCCGTCGAGCGGGATGGTCTCGGAGACGAACGCGTCGAGGTCGAGCCGGCCCTGGAGGTACAGGTCGACCAGCAGCGGGAAGTCGCGCTCGGGCAGGCAGTCGCCGTACCAGGAGGACTTGAGGGCGCCGCCGCGCCCGAAGACGTCCAGGAGCGGGAGTTCGAGCCGCATCTCGGGTGTCGGTACGCCGACCAGGACCACGGTGCCGGCCAGGTCGCGGGCGTAGAAGGCCTGCCGGTAGGTCTCCGGGCGGCCGACGGCCTCGATGACCACGTCCGCGCCGTTCCCGCCGGTCAGCTCCTGGATCGCCTTGACCACGTCCTCGGTGCGCCCGTTGACGGTATGGGTGGCGCCGAGGCCGCGCGCCCACTCCAGCTTCCGCTCGTCCAGGTCCACGGCGATGATCCGCGAGGCGCCGGCCAGCCGCGCGCCGGCGACGGCCGCGTTGCCCACTCCCCCGCAGCCGATGACGGCGACCGAGTCGCCCCGCCCGACGTTGCCGGTGTTCAGGGCGGCGCCCAGGCCCGCCATCACGCCGCAGCCGAGCAGTCCGGCGGCGGCCGGCGATGCGGCGGGGTCCACCTTGGTGCACTGACCGGCGGCGACGAGGGTCTTCTCGGCGAAGGCCCCGATGCCCAGGGCCGGGGAGAGCGGGGTGCCGTCCTCCAGCGTCATGGGCTGGGTGGCGTTGTGGGTGTTGAAGCAGTACCAGGGCCGGCCGCGCTTGCAGGCCCGGCAGGCGCCGCACACCGCACGCCAGTTGAGGACCACGAAGTCGCCGGGGGCGACGGAGGTGACGTCGGGGCCGACGGACTCGACGACGCCCGCGGCCTCGTGGCCGAGGAGGAAGGGGAACTCGTCGTTGATGCCGCCCTCGCGGTAGTGCAGGTCGGTGTGACAGACCCCGCAGGCCTGGATCTTTACGAGGGCTTCGCCGGGCCCCGGGTCGGGCACGAGGATCGTGGTCGTCTCCACCGGTGCGCCCTTGCTCCGCGCGATGACCCCTCGTACGCGATGTGTCACGTCGTACCCCGTTCTGTTCGGATCGGTCCGATCGGCCGGATCGGTCTGGATCATCGAACGTACACGGGCGCGGCTGTCCAAGGGAGTTGTGCGGGCCTTCGCGTCACCCCCCGCTTCCGGTTCCGGCCAGATCCGGCGGTACGCAGGCGCGCAGCGCGGCGGTGAAGGCGGCGACGGCGGGGTGGGCGGCCGCGCCGCTGCGGAAGGCGACCTTGGTGCGGCGTTCCATGTGCAGCCGGGTGAGGGTGATGGCGGGGTCCGCGGATCCGGTCATTCCGAGCTGGGGGACGACGGCCACCCCCTGCCCGGCCGCGACCAGCGCGAGGACGGTGTCGAACTCGTCGACCTCGTGCCGGATCCGGGGGGTGAACCCGGCCGCCTGGCAGGCCCGTACGGTCATGGCGTGGCAGAGGGTCCCGGGGGTGGCGGTGATCCACGGCTCGTCCTGGTGGGTGCGCAGGACCGCGCCCTGGTCGGAGCCGCCGTCCGGCGCCGGGGCGGCCCGGGTGGCCGCGGGGGGCGGGGCCGCGGGGGCCGCCAGGTACATCGCCTCCCCGTACAGCGGGCGGGTGCCCAGTCCCGGCTCCGGCGGCGCGGGGACGAAGTCGTACTCGTGCACCAGGGCCACGTCCAGGTCCCCGGCCCGCAGCGCGTGCGCGACGGCGGCCGGGTCGGTCTCGCGGATCCTCGGCTCCAGCCCCGGGTGGCGCCGGGCCAGGTGGACCAGGGCGGCCGGGACGATGGCGCGGGTGGCGGTGGGGAAGGAGCCGACGCGCAGGACTCCGGCGAGGCCGCTGCGGGCCTCCGCGAGGTCGGCGTCGGCCTGCTCCAGGCGCTCCAGGACGGCCTCGGCGTGGCGCACGAGGTTCTGGGCGGCCGGGGTGAGGCGGACGCGGCGGCCGGTTCGTTCCAGCAGGGGCAGGCCGGCCTCGCGTTCGAGGACGGCCAGCTGCTGGGAGACGGCGGAGGGGCTGAAGGCGAGGGCCTCGGCCACGGCGGCGATGGTGCCCCGGCGGGCGAGTTCCCGCAGCAGGCGCAGGCGGCGGACGTCGAGCATCGGCTCAGCTTACGGATCAGCGAAGAAATGCGAACTGGATTCGGCGCTCGGTCCGGGCGAAGCTCTTCTGCATGCGACAGGAAACGCCCCAGGGCGGGCAAACGGCCCATAGCGACCCTTTGATCCTCGACGGGATCCACGTCCCGCTCGTCACCCCGTTCACACCCGGCGGGGAGGTCGCCGCCGAGGCGCTGGAGGCCCTGGCCCACGAGGTCCTCGACGCGGGGGCCGCCGGGATCGTGGCCCTCGGCACGACGGGCGAGGCCGCCGCGCTGGACGAGGCGGAGCGGGACCTGGTGACCGGGATCTGCGCGCGGGTCTGCGGGGAGAGGGGCGTGCCGCTCACGGTGGGGGCGGGGGCGAGCGGGACCCGGGCGAGCGAGGCGTCGCTGGCGCGGCTGGCGCGGTGGCCACAGGCCCGGGCGGCGCTGGTGACGGTGCCGTCGTTCGTACGGCCCTCGGCGGCGGGGGTGCTGGCCCACTTCGCGCGGCTGGCGGAGGTGAGCCCAGTGCCGCTGATCGTCTATCACGTCCCGTACCGGACGGGGCGGCCCCTGGACGCGGACGCGCTGCGGGCGCTGGGCTCGCTGGCCGGGGTGGCGGGGGTGAAGTACGCCGCGGGCGGGATCGACGCGGAGACGGTGGCGCTGCTGGGCCGGCTGCCGGACGGGTTCTCGGTCCTGGCCGGGGACGACGCGTACGTGTCCCCGATGCTGGCGCTCGGCGCCTCGGGGGCGGTGCTCGCCTCGGCCCATCTGGCGACGGGGCGGTTCGTGGAGCTCGCGGCGGCCTGGCGGGCCGGTGACGTCGGGCGGGCCCGGGAGCTGGGGCACGGGCTGGCACGGGTGTCGGCGGCGGCCTTCGCGGAGCCCAACCCGGCGGTGGTCAAGGGCGTGCTGCACGCACAGGGCCGGATCCCCGCCCCGGACGTGCGCCTGCCCCTGCTGCCCGCGTCCGGGCGGGCCGTGGACGCCACCCTGGAGGCGCTGGCCTCCCTCCGAGGGGCCGGACCAGGCCGATGAGGAGCCGGGCCAGGCCGACGAGCGCCCGAAATGCCTGGTTGGGCACACTTCGGCACCCTCGTACCGGTCGCCCGAATCGGCAGTATCGGGCCGCCAATTGACCGTATTGCGCGAGGCGGACCCAAACCTGCCGGACCCGTGATGTGGGTCACGCGGGGCCGAACAACATCAATTCATCCGGAACGGCCGATTCCCTTTCCCCGGAAAGGAAATCGGCCGTTCCTTGATCCGCAATTCATGGTCAATTACCGCGCAATGCCCGAGAAGTCGATCTCCCGGTGGAATTCGTGTCTTGTTCCCGCGCCGCGCGCTCGCCTACGGTCACCTCACTCCCCGCGGCCGACTGCCGAATCCGGCCGCCGCCGGGGCTCTCCCGTACCCCCACGTGAGGAACAGCGCCATGCCCCGACACGGCAAGCACCGTCGGCCGAAGCAGCACTGGATCGCCCGCAAGCTGGCGGTCGCCGGCACGGGTGGAGCGGCTCTCGCCCTCCCTCTGATCAGCGCCACGACGGCCGGGGCGACCGGCACGCAGCCCGCCTCGCTCGTCAAGGCGGCCGTGGAGAAGGCCACCGCGGTGCAGCCGTCGGTCGAGAAGTCGGCCACGGAAAAGGCGTCCGTGCAAAAGGCGGCGGCAGCCCTGACCTATTCGGTGGTCGGCGGTGACACCCTTTCGAAGATCGCCTCCGCGCATTCCGTGAGCGGCGGCTGGCAGGCGCTCTACGAGGCCAACCGGAGCACCATCGGCTCCGATCCCTCGGTGATCCGTCCCGGCCTGAAACTGAGCCTCGGCGCGGCGGCCCGCGCGGCCGCCGTGAAGCCCGCCGCCAAGCCGGCCACCCCGGTCTACGCGAACAACCTCGACGGCTGGATCCGGCAGTCGCTGGCCATCATGGCCCGGCACGGAATTCCCGGCAGCTACAACGGAATCCACCGTAACGTGATGCGGGAGTCCTCGGGCAACCCCCTGGCCATCAACAACTGGGACATCAACGCCCGCAACGGCATCCCCTCCAAGGGCCTGCTCCAGGTCATCGACCCGACCTTCCGCGCCTACCACGTCCCCGGAACGCCCCTGGACTCGTACGACCCGGTCGCCAACATCACCGCGGCCTGCAACTACGCCGCCGCCCGCTACGGATCGATCGACAACGTCAACGGCGCCTACTAGGAACCCGGCCGACGGGCCGTCAGAGCCAGCCCTGGCGGCGGGCCGCGCGGACGGCCTCCATCCGGTTGCGGGTGCCGGTCTTGCCGATGGCCGCCGAGAGGTAGTTGCGCACGGTCGACTCGGACAGGTGCACCCGGCCGGCGATGTCGGCCACCGTGGCCCCGTCGGCGGCGGCGTTCAGCACGTCGGTCTCGCGCGCGGTCAGCGGATTCGGGCCGGCGCCCAGCGCGGCGGCCGCGAGCGCCGGGTCGATCACGGTCTCCCCGGCCAGTACCCGGCGGACCGCCACCGCCAGCTCCTCCACCGGCCCGTCCTTGACGAGGAACCCCGCGGCCCCGGCCTCCATGGCCCGGCGCAGGTAGCCGGGCCGGCCGAAGGTGGTCAGGATCAGCACCCGGCAGTCCGGCAGCCGGGTGCGCAGCTCCGCGGCGGCGTCGAGGCCGCTGAGACCCGGGAGCTCGATGTCGAGCAGGGCCACGTCGGGCCGGGCCTCCAGCGCGGCGGGCAGGATCTCGTCCCCGGCGCCCACCTGGGCCACGACCTCGAAGTCCTCCTCCAGCCCCAGCAGCAGGGCGAGCGCGCCCCGCATCATGCCCTGGTCCTCCGCCAGCAGCAGCCTGACCATCAGTGCGTTCCGTCCCCTCCTGCGGCCGGATCCGCCGGGAGCCCGGCGGTGACCCGGAAACCGCCGTCCGCCGCCGGGCCCGTGGTGAGCGTGCCTCCCGACGCGGCGAGGCGTTCGCGCAGGCCCGTCAGCCCGCAGCCCGACGGGGTCGAGCCTACTGCGCCCGTACCGTTGTCCGTGATCACCAGGCGGACCCGGTCCCCGGTGCCGTCCAGCTCGATCTCGCAGCGGGAGGCACCGCTGTGGCGGACGGCGTTGGTGGCGGCCTCGCGGACCACCCAGCCCAGCAGGGCCGCCGTCTGCGGGGGCAGCGGGGGCCCGGACTGGCGTACGACGGGCTCGATGCCGGCAGCGGTCAGCGCGGCGCGGGCCCGGTCGAGCTCGGCGGCCAGGCTCGCCTCGCGGTAGCCGGTGACGGCCTCCCGGATCTCGGTGAGCGCCTGCCGGCCCACCGACTCGATGTCGCGGACCTGGTCGAGGGCGGCGTCCACGTCGCGCGGTGCGATCCGGCGGGCCGCCTCCGACTTCACCACGATCACCGACAGGGTGTGACCGAGCAGGTCGTGCAGGTCCCGGGAGAAGCGCAGCCGCTCCTGGTCGACGGCGGCCCGCGCCAGTTCCTGCCGGGTCTCGCGCAGTTCCCGTACCGTCTCGGCCAGCGCGAGGATGGCGGCGGTGACCATGCCGGACAGGAAGGTCCCGTAGACGATGCCGAGCGCGTCCCAGCCCTCCCACAGCCCCGCGACGACTCCGGCGACGGCCGTGACGGTGAACATCACCGGGGCGAGCCCGCGTCCCCGGACCACCGCGCCGGTGGCGAGGCCCAGCAGCGGGAAGAAGAGCAGCCAGTCGCCGCCGTAGCCGCCGGCCATGGCGCAGGTGACGGCGGCCAGGGCGCCCAGGCACCAGCGGGTGGCGACGGCCTCCCGGGCCGGCTTGTGGAAGGCCCGGAAGACCAGGGTGACGTAGAGGGAGTTGAAGACCAGCAGGCCGGCCACGCCGACCCAGGGGTCGGGGGTCTCGCCGTGGACGATGTTGGAGATCGCCCCCATGCCCAGGAGCAGCCAGGGCAGCAGGGTGAAGGCGTTGGGCGGGCCCATCGGGCCGCTGCCGTAGTCGGGGGCCTCCCCGCGCGCCTTGCGGGCCTTCTCGCTCGCCCGCCATTCCGCCTTGCGGGCGGCCCATTCGGCCTTCCGGTCGGCCTTCCGGTCGGCCGCCGCCCCCTTGCCCCGCATGTCCGGTCCCTCTTCCGTCCTCGTGCCGCCCGTTCGGGTGTGCTCTGTCATGTCCTTCACGTTAGGTACCGGGGCGGGGCGGCGGCAGATCCGGCCGTACGGTCCTGAGCAGTACAAATGTCACCGCGGGTCGAGGTCACCGGCGCCGCAGTGCGCGGACCAGGGTGCCCACGGGGGCGGCCAGGCCGTAGCCGACGTCCTTGCGCAGGGCGCCGGTGCCGGCCTTCTCCACCGCGGCCAGCTGGTGTCCCATCAGCTCCGTCATGGCGGCGACCACCGGCCGCAGGCCGGGCTCGGTGAGGTCGAGGACGCCCCCGGCCGCGGCGAGGGCGGTGCGCGCGCGGGCGCACTCGGCGGCGAGGAGGGCGCGTACCTCCGGGGTCTCGCGGGCCTGTTCGAGGTCGGCGCGGGTGACGGAGTGCTCGGCGAGGCGGGAGCGCGGGATGCAGAGCCGCCCCTCGGCGAGGTCGCCGGCCAGGTCGGCGAGGAAGTCGACCCGCTGGGCGGCGTCCACGAAGGCGCGCCAGCCCGCCGCCTGGGCGGGGTCGGGTCCGCCCTGGTACTGGAGCCCGGTGAAGACCATGATCCCGGGCCAGGCGTAGGCGTCGAGGTAGGCCTGGAAGTCCTCCTCGGCGGCGAAGCCGTCGAAGGCGGCCTCGGCGGTGGCAGCGCCGTCGAGGAAGCGGGTGATCCAGTGGTCCGGCAGGCCCCTGCAGCGGACGGCGTGGGCGTAGGCGCGCAGCAGCGGGTCGGGGCTGTCGCCGGTCGCCAGGGCCGACTCGACGCGGCCGGCCAGCGCGGCGAGTCCGGCGGCCCGCACGGCCGGGGTGCCGGTCTCGGCGACGTCGTCGACCAGGTTCATGAAGGCGAGGCCCGTGGAGAGCCAGGGCACCAGGGGCGGTGCGGCGAGCAGGCGCAGCGTGAGGTACGGGGCCGGTTCGCGGCGCAGCACCCGGCGGGCGGCGTGGGTGTGGTCGGCCCGCAGCCGGGGGTCGGTTATCCCGGCCTGGGTGAGGGTGCTGCGCCAGCTGGGCATGGGGGACCGTGCTCCTTGGACCGTGTCTGCCGTACGCGGGTGCGCGTACGGGGTGCGCGTACCGGTGCGCGTGTACGGCTACACGATGTCAGGAGCGGTACACCTTCTTCACGTTGCCCTGGGTGTCGGCGTGCACGTAGCCGCCGCGCCCGTACTCGTCGGTGAGGTAGGGGCGCATGGAGGCGGAGGCGTCGAAGATCCAGGGCTCGATGATGACGTAGCGGGAGGTGGGCTTGGTGACGCCCAGTTCCTGCTGCGCCCGTTCCAGGAGGCCCGGCAGGGCGTCCCACTTGACGGCCGCCATGTCGATGGGCGGCTCGTCCGGCTTGACGGTGCCGCCGGGTCCGTCGTTCTTGACCTGGCCGTCGCGGTACTCGTACCGGTCGTAGGTGTCGGCGCCGGGGGCGGTGGGGATGGAGGCCAGCACGTACCCCTCGTAGACGGTCATCTCCACGAAGGTGGTGGTGCCGGTCTTCTGCTTGAACGCCTCGATGACGGTACGGACCTTGTCGGGCGTCAGGAGGCTGCCCTTGGCGGCCGAGGCGGGGGTGCCCTGCGGCTTGGGCGTGGCGGCCCTGGGGGTGACGGGCGGCTGGGCGGCGTTGGTGGCCGGGGCGGAGGCCGTGGAGACCTTGGCGCCGGGGTCGCCGGACGTGCCGTCGGGCAG contains these protein-coding regions:
- a CDS encoding response regulator transcription factor, whose amino-acid sequence is MVRLLLAEDQGMMRGALALLLGLEEDFEVVAQVGAGDEILPAALEARPDVALLDIELPGLSGLDAAAELRTRLPDCRVLILTTFGRPGYLRRAMEAGAAGFLVKDGPVEELAVAVRRVLAGETVIDPALAAAALGAGPNPLTARETDVLNAAADGATVADIAGRVHLSESTVRNYLSAAIGKTGTRNRMEAVRAARRQGWL
- a CDS encoding sensor histidine kinase, yielding MRGKGAAADRKADRKAEWAARKAEWRASEKARKARGEAPDYGSGPMGPPNAFTLLPWLLLGMGAISNIVHGETPDPWVGVAGLLVFNSLYVTLVFRAFHKPAREAVATRWCLGALAAVTCAMAGGYGGDWLLFFPLLGLATGAVVRGRGLAPVMFTVTAVAGVVAGLWEGWDALGIVYGTFLSGMVTAAILALAETVRELRETRQELARAAVDQERLRFSRDLHDLLGHTLSVIVVKSEAARRIAPRDVDAALDQVRDIESVGRQALTEIREAVTGYREASLAAELDRARAALTAAGIEPVVRQSGPPLPPQTAALLGWVVREAATNAVRHSGASRCEIELDGTGDRVRLVITDNGTGAVGSTPSGCGLTGLRERLAASGGTLTTGPAADGGFRVTAGLPADPAAGGDGTH
- a CDS encoding squalene/phytoene synthase family protein encodes the protein MPSWRSTLTQAGITDPRLRADHTHAARRVLRREPAPYLTLRLLAAPPLVPWLSTGLAFMNLVDDVAETGTPAVRAAGLAALAGRVESALATGDSPDPLLRAYAHAVRCRGLPDHWITRFLDGAATAEAAFDGFAAEEDFQAYLDAYAWPGIMVFTGLQYQGGPDPAQAAGWRAFVDAAQRVDFLADLAGDLAEGRLCIPRSRLAEHSVTRADLEQARETPEVRALLAAECARARTALAAAGGVLDLTEPGLRPVVAAMTELMGHQLAAVEKAGTGALRKDVGYGLAAPVGTLVRALRRR